From the genome of Natrinema marinum:
ACTCCTCACGGCGATCTTCGTCGGTTACAACATCGGTGGCTCGACGACCGGGCCCGCGTTCGGGCCGGCGGTCGGCGCGAACGTGATCACGAAAGTGATGGCCGCCGCACTGATGTCGGTTTTCTTCTTCGTCGGTGCGTACACGATCGGCCCGCAGGTCGTCGAGACGCTCGGGAGAGAACTCGTCGAGGACACGGCGATCTTCACGCTCCGGACGAACGTCGCCGTCCTCTTTTTCATCGGCGGCGCGCTGTTCGTCGGCAACTACGCCGGCGTCCCGGCCTCGACGTCGATGACGGCCGTCGGGGCAATCGCCGCGCTGGGCTTTGCGACCGGCGAACTCAACTGGGATGTTCTCGGCGAGGTCGTCGTCTGGTGGGTCGTCGCGCCCATCACCGGCTTCTGGGTTGCCGGCGTGGTCGGCCGCTACTTCTACCCCCGGATCAACGCCTGGATCGCCATCGAGGGCGATCAGGAGGGCGAGCCGATGGTCTCGCTCGACCGGTCGGGAGTCGTGCCCCGCCTCGGCTTCCGTGCCGACGGCGACCGCCGGGAGATCACCGGCGCGCTGGTCGTCGTCGCCATCGGCTGTCTGATGGGTTTTGCCTCCGGGACGAGCAACATCGCGAACGCGATCGCGCCGATCTACGGCACCGGCGACGTCGACATGATACCGCTCATCCTGATCGGCTGTGCGGCGGTCGCGATCGGCTGCTTTACGATCGCGCGTCGCACCCTCGATACGCTCGGCAGCGATATCACGAACCTGCCGCTGACCGCGGCGATCGTCGTCGCGGTCATCAGTTCGGGGATCGTCGTCACGCTCTCGTGGCTCGGCATTCCCGCGAGCTTCGTCGTCATCGCGACGATGAGCATCGTCGGGCTGGGCTGGGGCCGGGCCACTCGGACGACGACGCTTTCGGGCGTCCGCGCCGGCGAGGAGACCCGCGTCTCCGTCGGTGCGCTGACCGCCGAGGAGGAGGGCGAACGCTCCCCCGAAATCGGCGAGGAGGAACCCGAGGATATCCCGCAGGCGTCGGACCTCTTCGACCCGTCGACGACCGCCCGCGTGATCCTCATGCAGAACGTCGTGCCGGCCATCTCGACGATCGGCGCCTACCTCACCTTTCGGTTCGTTCCGCTCTTCGGCTTCTGACGATCCGTGGACACGGTCGCGGATGGCCCGTCCTCGAGCGCTCGAGGGGGTCGACCTGTCGTGGCCGATGATAGTCGTATCGTCGCTCCGAAACGTCTTTTTCGGCAGGGAGAATGGTCCCGGGTATGGTTTCCGCGATTCTCTTGGTCGGGATCGTCGTGGCCGTCTTCGTCGGGTTCAACATCGGTGGTTCGTCTACGGGGATCGCCTGGGGGCCGGCCGTCGGCGCTGGCGTCATCGGCAAGACGGCAGCTGCGGCGCTCATGTCGATTTTCGTCTTCGTCGGCGGCTGGACCGTCGGCCGAAACGTCATCGAAACGATGGGCGGCGACATCGTCCCCGCCGAAATCTTCACGCTGCAAGCTAGCATCATCGTGTTGTTCTTCATCGGGCTCGGGATGCTGGTCGCGAACCTCTTTGGCGTCCCCGTTCCCACGTCGATGACCGCCGTCGGAGCCATCGCCGGCCTCGGGCTCGCGACCGGCACGCTCGATATGGTCGTGATGGGCCGGATCATCTCCTGGTGGGTCGTCACGCCGATCCTCGCGTTCTGGATCGGCGGCATCGTCGGCCGCTACTTCTATCCGTACCTCGATCGCTTCTTCGAGATCCGTCAGTCGAGCGGGCCCCTGCTCACGCTCGAACGATCGGGGCTCGTTCCACAGCCCGCGATGGGGCCGGGGACGACGGGCAAGGAGCTCGCGACGACGATTCTCATCGTCGTGATCGCCTGTTACATGGCCTTCGGCGCGGGCGCGAGCAACGTCGCGAACGCGGTCGCGCCGCTGGTCGGCAGCGGAGCGCTCGATATCGGGGGGTACGACGGGACGAACCTCGGCATCGCGATCGGTGCGCTCGCGATCAGCCTCGGCGGGTTTACCATCGCGCGGCGGACGATGGAGGCCGTCGGTAACGACCTCACCGAACTTCCCCTGCTGGCGGCGCTGATCGTCGCCGTTACCGCCGCCACGATCACGACCTTCCTCTCCGCGATCGGTATCCCGATCAGCCTCGTGATGGCCACCGTGATGACCATCGTCGGACTGGGCTGGGGTCGAGCCAGCCGCACCGCCACGATCACCGGCCTCGCGCGCGGCGAGGAGGAACTCGAGCTCTCGATGAACGTCCTCACGCAGGAGACGCCGGAGGAAGTGCCCAAGATCGGCGAGGAGGAACCCGAGGACATCCTCGAGGCCGACGATCTGGTCAGGCCGGCCGCCGTGGCGCGGTTCGTCGCGTTCTGGATCATCGGCCCGTCGGCGTCGGCCGGCCTGGCGTACGCCTTCTTCCTCGTCGTCCCGATCTGAGTTCCCGAGATCGCTCGCGGGCGCCCGATCCCGGTCGCCCGCCGACCCAGGGCTGTCGGATCCGTCGCCGCTCGCTCGTCTGCCCCCGAATTTCGAATGCGGCAAATACTGTATATCCTTCCGGCTTCGGCGAAACAGATCTCGCTCCTCTCCCGTTCGACCGAACATCTTCTAACAAATGACGGCATTCTTCCCTTCGAACTGGCCGGTTCTGACTCAAAGACAATTTAGGACTGAACAGCAAGCTATACCAGTGCGGGACTCGAACCGCCGAGTGATGCCCACGGTAGAATACCTCAACTACGAAGTACTGGACGATCAGGGCTGGGACATAGACGACGACGATCTCTTCGATGAGGCCGCCGACGCCGGCCTCGGCGAGGAGGACTACGGCACGCTCGACGTCGCCGAGGGCGAATACATCCTCGAGGCGGCCGAGGCCCAGGGGTACGACTGGCCGTTCTCGTGTCGCGCGGGCGCCTGTGCGAACTGCGCGGCGATCATCAAGGAGGGCGAAATCCAGATGGACATGCAGCAGATCCTCTCGGACGAGGAGGTCGAGGACAAGAACGTTCGCCTGACCTGCATCGGCTCGGCCGAGACCGACGAGGTCAAAATCGTTTACAACGCCAAGCACCTCGACTACCTCCAGAACCGCGTCATTTAAACAATCGTGGCCGACGGCCACAGACACGTTTTTTCGGCGCAGCGACTTCCGTTCACGCGCACGGCCCCCTTTCGGTGTTCGTCTCGCGGCGCGCCCGCAGTTAGCTGCTGTCGGCGCTGTTCCCGGCGGTCGTCGAGCCGAGCGACGACTCGAGATCCAGCGTCGGAAGCGTCGTCGCGTCACCGAGCTACGGCGACGAGCCGCTCGAGGACACCGATCGGTTCCGGGTCCGGGTCGCGAGCTCGTGGACGACGACGAGGACGACGACGGCGACGGCGATGAGCGCGCCGTCGACGAGCGACGGGAGGAGGCCGAGCGAGACGATGAGCGTCGTCGCACAGGCGGGCGGGTGTCCCGTCTCGGTCGCGAGCATTCCGCCCGACGTGAGGGCGACGGCGAGGACGCCGCTGGCGACGAGCCGGAACTGGGAACCGGCGAGCATCGGCGCGCTCGCCGTCACGACGAGTCCGGGAGCGATCGTGTGGTACGCGACGAGCCCGGCCGCGATGCCGACGAGGTGGCCGCCGATGACCCGTCGCGGGCGAGTCGCCTCGCCGTCCGGACCCGTCGCCAGCAGGAACGCGGAGGGGCCGAGACTCGGGAAGAGCAGCGCTTCACCCGTCAGCCAGGCCAGCGCGCCCGGGACCGCGAGCAAGACGCCAGCGTACAGCGTCGAGACCGCCGCGCCCTCTCTCATGGCCGCGTCCTTGCAGATGCGAACGGATAGATGTTCAGTTTTCGACTCGAGCGCCGGCGGTAACTGACTGTTTCTCGAGTTCGAATTTAAACGGGCTCGAGATGCCTCCCGCCTCGCCCCCCCTCGAGCCGGGCCGAAAACGTAAGGGCACCGCGCTCCGGAGACCCCGTCGTGACGCTCTCCGGTGTCGCGGCGACCGGCCCGGACCTGCTTCGGCTGGTCGCCGTCCCCGTCTTCGCCTGGACCGCCGTCCGCGATATCAAAACGCGGCGCGTCTC
Proteins encoded in this window:
- a CDS encoding inorganic phosphate transporter — its product is MPEVLLVVGLLTAIFVGYNIGGSTTGPAFGPAVGANVITKVMAAALMSVFFFVGAYTIGPQVVETLGRELVEDTAIFTLRTNVAVLFFIGGALFVGNYAGVPASTSMTAVGAIAALGFATGELNWDVLGEVVVWWVVAPITGFWVAGVVGRYFYPRINAWIAIEGDQEGEPMVSLDRSGVVPRLGFRADGDRREITGALVVVAIGCLMGFASGTSNIANAIAPIYGTGDVDMIPLILIGCAAVAIGCFTIARRTLDTLGSDITNLPLTAAIVVAVISSGIVVTLSWLGIPASFVVIATMSIVGLGWGRATRTTTLSGVRAGEETRVSVGALTAEEEGERSPEIGEEEPEDIPQASDLFDPSTTARVILMQNVVPAISTIGAYLTFRFVPLFGF
- the fer gene encoding ferredoxin Fer, which translates into the protein MPTVEYLNYEVLDDQGWDIDDDDLFDEAADAGLGEEDYGTLDVAEGEYILEAAEAQGYDWPFSCRAGACANCAAIIKEGEIQMDMQQILSDEEVEDKNVRLTCIGSAETDEVKIVYNAKHLDYLQNRVI
- a CDS encoding HPP family protein, with the translated sequence MREGAAVSTLYAGVLLAVPGALAWLTGEALLFPSLGPSAFLLATGPDGEATRPRRVIGGHLVGIAAGLVAYHTIAPGLVVTASAPMLAGSQFRLVASGVLAVALTSGGMLATETGHPPACATTLIVSLGLLPSLVDGALIAVAVVVLVVVHELATRTRNRSVSSSGSSP
- a CDS encoding inorganic phosphate transporter, yielding MVSAILLVGIVVAVFVGFNIGGSSTGIAWGPAVGAGVIGKTAAAALMSIFVFVGGWTVGRNVIETMGGDIVPAEIFTLQASIIVLFFIGLGMLVANLFGVPVPTSMTAVGAIAGLGLATGTLDMVVMGRIISWWVVTPILAFWIGGIVGRYFYPYLDRFFEIRQSSGPLLTLERSGLVPQPAMGPGTTGKELATTILIVVIACYMAFGAGASNVANAVAPLVGSGALDIGGYDGTNLGIAIGALAISLGGFTIARRTMEAVGNDLTELPLLAALIVAVTAATITTFLSAIGIPISLVMATVMTIVGLGWGRASRTATITGLARGEEELELSMNVLTQETPEEVPKIGEEEPEDILEADDLVRPAAVARFVAFWIIGPSASAGLAYAFFLVVPI